ATCTGGTCGTGGCGGACGGTGCGCGGCTCGAGCGCCTCCTTCGACGGGCGCTGCATCGCGCTCGCCGCGGCGTGCAGGCCGCCGACCACGTAGATCAGCCACACCTGCGGGTCCTCGGCGAAGGCGTTGGCGGCGAGCACCCCGGTCAGGACCACCTGGGCGACGGCGGTCCAGATCAGCATCCGGCGGCGATCGACGTGGTCGGCCAGCGCGCCGCCGTACAGCCCGAAGAACAGCAGCGGCACCAGCTCCACGATGCCCAGCGCGCCGACGGCGAAGTTCGAGCCGGTCTCCGTGTAGAGCTGGTAGGGGATCGCGACGTAGGAGACCATCGCCCCGAAGTAGAAGACCGTGCCGGCGACGAACAGCAGCCGGAAGTCCCGGGACTCCCGCAGCGGGGTGGTGTCCAGCCGCATCCCGCGCAGCCGCTCTCGAAGGGTCACGCCGGAGAAGTGTGCCGTCGCCCGGGCCGGCGGGCCACCGGTTTCCCGGACCCGGGGTACGACGGTCCGGTGCGCCGGGCGGCTTCAGGGCAGCAGGCCGTCGCGGCGGGCGATCGCCGCGGCCTCGGTGCGGCCGGCGGCACCGAGCTTGGCCAGGATGTTCGACACGTGCACGCTGACCGTCTTGGCGCTGATGAACAGCTGCCGCGCGATCTCGCCGTTGCTGCGCCCGGCCGCGACCAGCGTGAGGATCTCCCGCTCCCGGGCGGTCAGCGCCGCGGGGCCGCTCGCGCCCGGCGACCGGTCCCGGAGGCCGGACGGGCCGAACCGGCGCAGCTCGGCGAGGAGCGGGGCCGCCCCCAGCCGCCCGGCGCTCGCCCGGGCCTCGGCGAGCAGCGGCCGGGCGGCGTCGGTGTCTCCGGCTGCGGCGAGCACGGCGCCCAGCCGGGCCTGGGAGCGGGCGGTCTCGAAGACGTGGCCGAGCTCGGCGAACGCCGCGACCGCCGCCCGCCACGCCGCCACCAGCTCGTCCTCGGCGGGCGGCTCGACGCCGGTCAGCCAGCGCAGCCGCAGGTGCTCGGCGTGCACCCGGGCCACCCAGGCGCGGCCCTCGGGCCCGAACGGGTGGCGCAGGGTGCGCACGCGTTCCTGCACCCGCTCCACCGCCACGAGGAGGTCCGGGACCGGTGCCAGCAGCCGGGACCGGTCGGCGGTGCCCGCGGCGGCGGCCGACGCCAGCTGCCCCAGGAGCAGCGCGACGATCCGGATCCGGGCCTGGAAGTGCTCGTTCCAGATCCGCGAGACCGTGCCGATCAGCTCGTCGTGCAGGACCAGGGCGTCCTCCAGCCGACCGGCGTCGCCCAGCAGGTCGATCGCCGCGCCGCCGCTGGTGATCGCCAGCACCCCGTCGCGGTCCCACATGGCCTGCAGGCGAGGCAGCTGCTCCAGCGCGACGGCCTCGCCCCGGCCAGCGGCGACCGCGAGAGCGACTGCGTCCAGCAGCGCCTCGGCGACCGGCGGACCGGGTGCCTCCCGGTCCACGACGTCGCCCACGCCGTCCCAGTCGCCGACCTGGTAGCAGGTGAGCGCCTCGAGCAGCCGGGCGTCGAAGCCGTAGGGCGCCCAGGGCCGCCCGGCGTCCCGGGCCACCTCGGCCGCCAGCCGGAAGGTGGTGCGGGCCTCGTCGAGCCGGCCGCGCTCGAGGTGGACGCCGCCGAGCAGGTAGAGGCCGCGCATCTCCGAGAGCGTGTCGTGGGTCTCGCGGGCCTGGTCGACGATGCCGGTCAGGGCGCGGATCGCGCTGTCCGGGTCGCCGGTGAGCTGGTCGACCCCGGCCAGCGTGGTGGTCGCGTCGGCGACCACGGTGGGCAGGTCGAGCTTCTGCGCCAGGGACAGCGCCTCGGAGGCGAACTGCGCGGCCTCGGCGTGGTGGTCGCGCTGCAGCTGCGCCCCGGCGTGGACCGCCAGCAGCCGGGCCCGCAGCGGCGTCGGCTCGGCCGGCACGAGCTCGAGCGCCTCGGTGGTGAAGGGAAGCGCGTCCTCGCTCCACTCGGTGAGCAGGATCGCCGCGGCGGCCGCCATCAGCAGCCGCGCCCGGTGCAGGGCCGGCGCGTCGGCCGGGAGCCGGAGCAGGTGCTCCTCGATGAGCTTGCGGGCGCGCGTCGGGTGCCCGGAGGCGGTCACGGCGTCACCGGCCCGGATCACCAGGGAGACCCGGTCGACGCCCTCGGGCAGCGAGCGCCCGGGGTCCACCAGCAGCTCCAGCGCGCTCTCGTAGTGGCGGGCCGCCTCGTCGGGCCCGCCCACCGACATCGCGTCGTCACCGGCCTCGATGCCGGCGCGCAGGGCGGTGTCGAGGTCGTGGGCGGCGCGGGCGTGCCGGGCGAGCTCGGCGGCGGTGCCGGCCACCCGGTGCGAGGCGATCGCGTCCGCGTAGGTGGCGTGCAGCCGGACCCGCTCGCCGGGGAGCAGGTCGTCGTAGACGGCCTCGGCGAGCAGCGCGTGCCGGAACGCGTAGCCGTCGTCGCCGACCCGGACCAGCACGTGCGACTCCACCGCGCCGCGCAGCGCCCGGTCCAGGGTCGGCCCGTCGAGGCCGACCACGGTGCTGAGCAGCGCGTGCGACACCCGGCGGCCGGCGACCGCGGCCGCGCGGATCACCTCGCGGCTCTCTTCCTCCAGCCGGTCCAGCCGCACCAGCAGCAGGTCGGCGAGGTCCTCGGGCAGCCCCTGCGGACCGCAGTCGCCGAGCTCGGCGTTGAGCAGCTCCTCGGCGAAGAACGCGTTGCCCTCGGCGCGGTCGACGATGGCGCGCAACGCGGCGGGGTCGAGGTCGCCGCCGTGCAGGGTCCGCAGCAGGCGGCGTACGTCGTCGTCGCCGAGCGGCGGCAGCTGCAGCCGCTGCACGCCGGGCAGCCGGGCCCACTCGGCGACCGCGGCGCGCAGCGGGTGCCGCCGGTGCAGGTCATCGGAGCGGTAGGAGGCGACCACCGCGACGGGGGTCAGGAACGGCCGGGTGAACAGGTAGGTGAGCAGGTCGCGGGTGGACCGGTCGGCCCAGTGGACGTCCTCGAGCACGACGAGCAGCGGCGTCTCCTCGGCCAGCTGCTCCAGCGCGCCGTGGACGGCGGCGAACAGGTCGCCCCGGGCGATCCCCTCGCCCGGTGCGGTGCCGCTCCCCGAGAGCAACCGGCGACCGGGCTGCAGGTGGTCGAGCGCGGGGTAGGAGCCGGCGAGGGCGCGGACCGTCTCGGGCTGCTGCTGCGCCAGCCGGCCGAACAGCTCGGAGAACGGAAGGTAGGGCAGCGCGCTGTCACCGAAGTCGAGGCAGTGGCCGACGGCGGTGCGCCACCCGGCCACGGCGGCGCGGTCGAGCAGCTCGGTGAGCAGCCGGGTCTTGCCGACCCCGGCGTCGCCGGCCAGCAGCACGGCCCGGGACCGCGGCCCCTCGTCGACCCCGAGCAGATCGGTGAGCTGGGCGAGCTCACGGTCGCGCCCGAGGATCGGGACGCGGAGGTCGGTGTCGGCGTAGGGAGCCACGGAGCCCATCATGGCGCTCACCACCGACAGGGGGGACGGGATCTCCCCGGTCGGGGTGAGCAGGCCGGCACTCACGCGACGGCGAGCGGCCGGCGGCGCTGCCCGGGCAGCTTCAGGCCGGGCCGGCGCGGCAGCCAGTGCCTGCGACCGCGCGGGCCGAGCGGGCGCTGGTGGTAGTCGCGACGGGCGCGCTCCTGGCGGTACTGGATCTCGGCGGACCAGAACGGCTGGAACCCTGCGGCGGCGATCTCGGACATCTTCATGACCTTTCCTCTCAGGATCTGATGACTCGATCCTGCGTCCCTGAGGTGGGGCCGCACATCGGGAGAACTCCCTATCTCCGCGGCCGCCGGCGCTGGGGTGCCTTAGGCCGGGTGCCCGCTCGCTCCGAGTGCGGTGACGGGGCGCCCGGGTCAGCTGCCGGCGGCTCCCGCGGGCCGTCCCCGCACGAAGGTCTCGCTGACCAGCGGCACCCCGGGCCGGTAGGCGAGGTGGAGGTAGGACGGCGCCTCCAGCACCGCGAGGTCGGCGCGCGCGCCCGGGCGCAGGTGCCCGACGTCGTCGCGGTCCAGCGCCGCGGCGCCACCCAGCGTCGCCGCGGCAAGCGCCTCCGCCGGGCTCATCCGCATCTCCCGGACCGCCAGCGCGATGCACAGCGGCATCGAGGAGGTGTAGCAGGAGCCGGGGTTGCAGTCGGTGGCCAGCGCTACGCGGACCCCGGCGTCGAGCAGCCGCCGCGCGTCCGGGTACGGCGAGCGGGTCGAGAACTCCACGCCGGGCAGCAGGGTGGCCATCGTGCCGGAGCCGGCCAGCGCGTCGACGTCCGCGGCGGACAGGTAGGTGCAGTGGTCCACGGCGGCCAGCCCGAGCTCGCAGGCCAGCCGGACGCCCGGGCCGGGACCGAGCTGGTTGGCGTGCAGCCGCCCGCGCAGGCCGCGGGCCGCCCCGGCCGCGAGGACGGTGCGCGCCTGGTCGGCGTCGAAGGCGCCCCGGTCGCAGAAGACGTCGATCCACCGGGCGTGCGGGGCGCAGGCGTCGAGCATCGGCCCGGTCACCAGCTCGACGTACTCCTCGGCCGTGCTGCCCTCGGGGACCACGTGCGCGCCGAGGAAGGTGGTCTCCGGGGTCACCTGCCGGGCCAGCGCCAGCGAGCGGGCCTCGTCGCGGACGGTGAGGCCGTAGCCGCTCTTGACCTCCACGGTGGTGGTGCCCTGCCGGCGCATCTCGCCCACCAGCCGGGCCAGGTTCGCGGCGAGCTGCTCGTCGGTGGCGGCCCGGGTCGCTGCCACCGTGGTCCGGATGCCGCCGGCGGAGTACGGCGTCCCGGTCATCCGGGCCGCGAACTCCTCCGCCCGGTCACCGGCGAAGACCAGGTGGCTGTGCGAGTCGACGAAGCCCGGGATGACGGCCCGGCCGCCGACGTCGTAGGCGGTGTCGGCCGCGGGAGCCTGCCGGGCCGGACCGGTCCAGGCGACGCGGCCGTCCTCGAGCAGCAGCGCCGCGTCCCGCAGCGGCAGCGGGCCGTGCGCGGGGTCGTGGGTGGTGAGCTCGCCGATGCCGGTGAGCAGCAGCGTCGGGCCTGCGGGGTCGGGAGAGCCGCCGGGGACGCTCGGGTTTGCTGGCATCCCTCAGTCCTCCCACACCGCGCGCACGGCCCGGTCCAGCGCGGCACCGACGTCGCGCTGCTGCCCCGGCTCGAGGACCACCCTGCCCTGCGCGACCACGTGCACGACGTCGGCCGCGCCGGCGGCGAACACCGCGGTCTCGGCGGAGCCACCGGTGCCCGCGGTCCGCGGCGAGAGCAGGTCGAGGGTGACCAGGTCGGCCGGGGCGCCGACCGCGATCCGGCCGGCGTCGGGGAAGCCGAGCGAGCGGTGCCCGGCCGCGGAGGCCGCGGTGAGCAGCTCGGCCGCCGACCAGTGGCCGCGTTCCTGGGAGGCGAGCCGCTCGTCGAGCTCGACGGCCCGCATCTCCTCGAACGGGTCCACCACGGCGTGGCTGTCGCTGCCGATCGTCAGGAGGGCGCCGGCCTCGTGCAGCAGCCGCGACGGCCCGATGCCATCGGCGAGGTCGCGCTCGGTGGTGGCGCAGAAGCAGACATGGCTGCGGCTGTCCCCGAGCAGCGCGACGTCGGCGTCGGTCAGGTGGGTGGCGTGCACCACGGTGCTGCGCGGTCCCAGCGCCCCGGCCTCCTCCAGCACCCCGGTGGGGGTCTCGCCGTAGGCCGCCAGGCAGGCGACGTTCTCGGCCACCTGCTCGGAGAGGTGCGCGTGCAGCGGGGCCCGGTGCGCGTCGGCCCAGTCCGCCACCAGGTGGATCTGGTCGCGCGGCACGGCCCGGACCGAGTGGATCGCCGCGCCCACGACGACCTCCTCGCCGCCGGCGTGCTCCAGCCGCTCCAGCCGGCTCGCCCAGCCCTCCGCGTCACCGTCGGAGAAACGCTGCTGCACGCCGTCGGCCGGCGTACCGATGCCGGAGCCGAGGTAGCACGCGTCCAGCAGCGCGATCCGGATCCCCACGTCGCGGGCGGCCTCGACGAGCGCGACGCCCATCGCGTTCGGCTCGTCGTACGGCCGGCCGCCGCGGCCGTGGTGCAGGTAGTGGAACTCCCCCACGCTGGTGAACCCGGCGGCGAGCATCTCGCGGTACGTCGCCCGGGCGAGGTCGTAGTAGCGGTCCGGGTCGAGCCGGTCGGCGAGGGCGTACATCTGCTCGCGCCAGCTCCAGAACGTGCCGCGCTCACGCTGGGTCCGGCCCCGCAGCGCCCGGTGGAAGGCGTGGCTGTGGCAGTTGGCCAGGCCCGGGACGGTGAGCCCGGCCAGCCGGTGCGCGCCGGGCGGTGCCGCGACGCCGGTCTCGACGCGGACGAACCGGCCCTCCTCGACCGCGACCAGGACGCCGTCCACGGTGTCGCCACTGCCGCCGCTGCCGGTCACGTGTGCGCCGGCGGGACCCGGGTCCGCGGCCCCCAGCCAGGCCCGCTCCAGCCAGTAGGTCTCAGGCACCGTCGGCCGCCTCCGGCGCCACCAGCTGCTCGAGCACGTCGGCGAGCGCCGCCACGCCGGCGAGACAGTCCGCGGCTTCGGCGTGCTCGGCCGGGCTGTGCGAGACACCGGTCGGGTTCCGGACGAACAGCATCGCGGTCGGGACGCCCGCCGCGGACAGCACCCCGGCGTCGTGGCCGGCCATCGTCGCGATCACCGGCCAGTCCCGCGGCCCGGCCAGCCGCTGCGCCAGGCCGGCGTCGAAGCGCACCTCGCCCGACACCGACTCCGCGGCGACCTCCAGCGTGGTGCCGTCGCGCCCGGCCCACTCCTGGCCCAGCCGGCCGACCTCGGCGACCAGCGCGTCGAGCCGGTCCGCCGACTCGGCCCGGGCGTCGAGCCAGGCGGTGACGCGGGAGGGGACGGCGTTGGTGCCGTTGGGGTGCACGTCGACCCGGCCGAACGTCGCCCGCTGCCCGAAGAGCCGGGCCTGCTTGTTCGCGGCCAGCGCGGTCGTCGCGTAGGTGAGCATCGGGTCGCGGCGGTCCTCCATCCGGGTGGTGCCGGCGTGGTTGGCCTCGCCCGCGAAGTCGAAGCGGTAGCGCCCGTGCGGCCAGATCGCGCTGGCCACCCCGACCGCGGCGTCCCGGTCGACGAGGTCGCGGCCCTGCTCGACGTGCAGCTCGACGAAGCAGCCGACCCGGTCGAGCAGGTTCGCCGGGCCGGCCGCGCTGCCGGCCGGGGCGCCGGCCGGGGCGCCGGCGCGCTCCAGCGCGTCGAGGAACCAGACCCCGTCCCGGTCCTGCAACCCCGCCGCCTGCTCCCAGGTGGTCGCGCCGGTGGCGAGCCGGGAGCCCAGGCAGGCCTGGCCGAACCGCGACCCCTCCTCCTCGAGGAAGAGCGCCACGCCGACCGGCCGGGCAGGGGTGACGCCCCGGTCGCGGAGCGCGTCCAGCGCGGCGAACGCCGAGACCACCCCGAGCGGCCCGTCGAAGGCGCCGCCGTCGAGCACCGAGTCCAGGTGCGATCCGGTCACCACCCCGCTGCCGGCCGGCCCGGCCGCCGGGCTGCCCGGGTCCGCCGGGGCCGCGTCCCACCAGGCGATCGTGTTGCCGAGCCGGTCGCCCTGCAGGCGCAGGCCGCGGGCGGCCGCCTGCTCGTGGAACCAGGCGACGCACTCCCGCTCGGCGGCCGTCCACGGGGTGCGGAAGTAGCCGCCGGTCGCCGCGGACCGGCCGATCGGCAGCAGCTCACGCCACATGGCCTCGAAGTCAGACAAGATGCGCTCCATGGAGTTCCAAGAGGTGGTGCGTCGTCGCCGGATGATCCGCAGCTACGACCCGGACCGACCGGTCGATCCGGCCGTCGTGGACAGGATGCTCGACAACGCCGTACGCGCACCGAGCGCGGGGTTCAGCCAGGGCTGGGCCTTCCTGGTGCTGGACACCGCTGCCGACGTGGAGCGCTTCTGGGCGGCGACCACCGCACCGGGCGCCGGGGAGCCGGACTCGTGGCTGCGCGGCATGCGGACCGCGCCGGTGATCATCGTGCCGCTGTCGTGCAAGCAGGTCTACCTCGACCGGTACGCGCAGGACGACAAGGGCTGGACGGACCGCGACGAGGCGCGTTGGCCGGTGCCCTACTGGGACATCGACACCGGGATGGCCTCGCTGCTGATCCTGCAGACCGCCGTCGACGAGGGGCTCGGCGCCTGCTTCTTCGGGGTGCCGCCGGACCGGATCGCCGCGTTCCGCGAGACGTTCGGCGTGCCGGCGGCGTACACCCCGATCGGTGCGGTCACCGTCGGCCACCGGGTCACCGACCCCGGGGCGGCCGGCTCCCCGAAGCGGCGGGCCCGCCGGCCGGCCGAGGAGGTCGTGCACCGCGGCTCCTGGTAGCCCGGGCGCCGCCTGCGCCCGCCCCCGAACACCATGGTCCCGTGGTGTTCTGACGCTTCCCACGGGTTGCGGCCCATGGGAAGCGTCGAACATCCTGCATACCCTGGTGTTCGCGGGACAGGTGAGACGACGGCGGGGTGAGGGCGATGCGCGACCGGGAGCGCGACGAGGAGCGGCGGCTGCGGGAGGCCGCGGTGGCCCGGGCGATGGGTACGCCGCCCCCTGCCGCCCACGACGACGGGGACGACGCCGACCCCGACGACGACGCCCCCCGGCACCGGATCGAGCAGCAGACCCTGTGGGTGGACCGACAGGTGCGGGCCGCGATGGCCCGCGGCGAGTTCGACAACCTCCCGGGCGCCGGCAAGCCGCTGCAGCTGCCCGACCAGCACGACCCGGACTGGTGGGTGAAGCGGCTCATCGAGCGGGAGAAGATCACCGGCGTGCTGCCCCCGGCCCTCGGGCTGCGCAAGGAGGACGCGGAGCTGGACGCGACGCTGGACCGGCTGGCCACCGAGCAGGAGGTACGGCGCGCCGTCGAGGACTTCAACAGGCGCGTCGTGGAGGCCCGGCGGCAGCTGCTCGGCGGGCCGCCGGTCGTCACGCAGACCCGTGACCCGGAGGCCGAGGCGGTGGCGTGGCGCGAGCGCCGGGTGGAGCGTCGGCGCCGTGCCGCGGAGGTCGCCGCGGCGGCCGCCCGCTCCGACACCGGGGACGGAACCGGCCGGGACGAGCCCCGTCGCCGCTGGTGGCGCCGGCGCTGACCCGGCAGGCACCGGCGGCCCCGGCCGGACCGGACGCCCGCGCCGCATCCCCCGCACCCCGGGGCCTCAACTCTCCTGCATCGGGATCCGGACGCCGCGCTCCGCGGCCACCTCGGCGGCCCGCTCGTAGCCGGCGTCGACGTGCCGGATCACGCCCATGCCCGGATCGTTGCTGAGCACCCGCTCGATCTTCTGCGCGGCGAGGTCGGTGCCGTCGGCGACGGTCACCTGCCCGGCGTGGATCGACCGGCCCATGCCGACGCCGCCGCCGTGGTGGATCGAGACCCAGGTGGCGCCGGAGGCGGTGTTCACCAGCGCGTTCAGCAGCGGCCAGTCGGCGATCGCGTCGGAGCCGTCGAGCATCGACTCGGTCTCGCGGTACGGCGAGGCGACCGAGCCCGCGTCGAGGTGGTCGCGACCGATCGCGATCGGGCCCTTCAGCTCGCCGGAGGCCACCATCTCGTTGAACCTCAGGCCGGCCCGGTGCCGCTCGCCGTAGCCCAGCCAGCAGATCCGCGCCGGCAGGCCCTGGAAGTGCACCCGCTCACCGGCCATCGTGATCCACTTCCGCAGCCGCTGGTTCTCGGGGAACAGCTCGAGGATCGCCTTGTCGGTGGCGGCGATGTCGGCCGGGTCGCCGGAGAGCGCGGCCCACCGGAACGGGCCCTTGCCCTCGCAGAACAGCGGGCGGATGTAGGCCGGCACGAACCCGGGGAAGTCGAACGCCCGGGCGAAGCCGCCCTTGCGGGCCTCGTCGCGGATCGAGTTGCCGTAGTCGAAGACCTCGGCGCCGGCGTCCTGGAAGCCGACCATCGCCTCGACGTGGCGCGCCATCGACTCCCGGGCCCGCTCGGTCAGGCCGGCCGGGTCCTTCTCGCGCAGCTCCGCCCAGTCCTCGAAGGCCACCCCGGAAGGCAGGTAGTAGAGCGGGTCGTGGGCGGAGGTCTGGTCGGTGACGATGTCGATCGGCGCACCCCGCTCGAGCAGCGCCGGCACCAGGTCGGCGGCGTTGCCGAGCACCCCGATGGACAGCGGCCGCCGCGCGTCGCGGGCCTCGACGGCCAGCG
The DNA window shown above is from Nocardioides mesophilus and carries:
- a CDS encoding DUF1992 domain-containing protein — encoded protein: MRDRERDEERRLREAAVARAMGTPPPAAHDDGDDADPDDDAPRHRIEQQTLWVDRQVRAAMARGEFDNLPGAGKPLQLPDQHDPDWWVKRLIEREKITGVLPPALGLRKEDAELDATLDRLATEQEVRRAVEDFNRRVVEARRQLLGGPPVVTQTRDPEAEAVAWRERRVERRRRAAEVAAAAARSDTGDGTGRDEPRRRWWRRR
- a CDS encoding nitroreductase family protein; amino-acid sequence: MEFQEVVRRRRMIRSYDPDRPVDPAVVDRMLDNAVRAPSAGFSQGWAFLVLDTAADVERFWAATTAPGAGEPDSWLRGMRTAPVIIVPLSCKQVYLDRYAQDDKGWTDRDEARWPVPYWDIDTGMASLLILQTAVDEGLGACFFGVPPDRIAAFRETFGVPAAYTPIGAVTVGHRVTDPGAAGSPKRRARRPAEEVVHRGSW
- a CDS encoding allantoate amidohydrolase; translation: MSDFEAMWRELLPIGRSAATGGYFRTPWTAAERECVAWFHEQAAARGLRLQGDRLGNTIAWWDAAPADPGSPAAGPAGSGVVTGSHLDSVLDGGAFDGPLGVVSAFAALDALRDRGVTPARPVGVALFLEEEGSRFGQACLGSRLATGATTWEQAAGLQDRDGVWFLDALERAGAPAGAPAGSAAGPANLLDRVGCFVELHVEQGRDLVDRDAAVGVASAIWPHGRYRFDFAGEANHAGTTRMEDRRDPMLTYATTALAANKQARLFGQRATFGRVDVHPNGTNAVPSRVTAWLDARAESADRLDALVAEVGRLGQEWAGRDGTTLEVAAESVSGEVRFDAGLAQRLAGPRDWPVIATMAGHDAGVLSAAGVPTAMLFVRNPTGVSHSPAEHAEAADCLAGVAALADVLEQLVAPEAADGA
- the hutI gene encoding imidazolonepropionase, whose amino-acid sequence is MPANPSVPGGSPDPAGPTLLLTGIGELTTHDPAHGPLPLRDAALLLEDGRVAWTGPARQAPAADTAYDVGGRAVIPGFVDSHSHLVFAGDRAEEFAARMTGTPYSAGGIRTTVAATRAATDEQLAANLARLVGEMRRQGTTTVEVKSGYGLTVRDEARSLALARQVTPETTFLGAHVVPEGSTAEEYVELVTGPMLDACAPHARWIDVFCDRGAFDADQARTVLAAGAARGLRGRLHANQLGPGPGVRLACELGLAAVDHCTYLSAADVDALAGSGTMATLLPGVEFSTRSPYPDARRLLDAGVRVALATDCNPGSCYTSSMPLCIALAVREMRMSPAEALAAATLGGAAALDRDDVGHLRPGARADLAVLEAPSYLHLAYRPGVPLVSETFVRGRPAGAAGS
- the hutU gene encoding urocanate hydratase, yielding MTSAPRVVRAPRGPELSCRSWQTEAPLRMLMNNLDPDNAEDPDHLVVYGGTGKAARSWEAFDAIVRTLRTLADDETLLVQSGKPVGVMRTHEWAPRVLIANSNLVGDWANWEEFRRLEHLGLTMYGQMTAGSWIYIGTQGILQGTFETFAAIADKRYAGTLAGTITLTAGLGGMGGAQPLAVTMNDGVAICIECDESRIRRRLEHAYLDVRAGSLDEALALAVEARDARRPLSIGVLGNAADLVPALLERGAPIDIVTDQTSAHDPLYYLPSGVAFEDWAELREKDPAGLTERARESMARHVEAMVGFQDAGAEVFDYGNSIRDEARKGGFARAFDFPGFVPAYIRPLFCEGKGPFRWAALSGDPADIAATDKAILELFPENQRLRKWITMAGERVHFQGLPARICWLGYGERHRAGLRFNEMVASGELKGPIAIGRDHLDAGSVASPYRETESMLDGSDAIADWPLLNALVNTASGATWVSIHHGGGVGMGRSIHAGQVTVADGTDLAAQKIERVLSNDPGMGVIRHVDAGYERAAEVAAERGVRIPMQES
- a CDS encoding ATP-binding protein — its product is MSAGLLTPTGEIPSPLSVVSAMMGSVAPYADTDLRVPILGRDRELAQLTDLLGVDEGPRSRAVLLAGDAGVGKTRLLTELLDRAAVAGWRTAVGHCLDFGDSALPYLPFSELFGRLAQQQPETVRALAGSYPALDHLQPGRRLLSGSGTAPGEGIARGDLFAAVHGALEQLAEETPLLVVLEDVHWADRSTRDLLTYLFTRPFLTPVAVVASYRSDDLHRRHPLRAAVAEWARLPGVQRLQLPPLGDDDVRRLLRTLHGGDLDPAALRAIVDRAEGNAFFAEELLNAELGDCGPQGLPEDLADLLLVRLDRLEEESREVIRAAAVAGRRVSHALLSTVVGLDGPTLDRALRGAVESHVLVRVGDDGYAFRHALLAEAVYDDLLPGERVRLHATYADAIASHRVAGTAAELARHARAAHDLDTALRAGIEAGDDAMSVGGPDEAARHYESALELLVDPGRSLPEGVDRVSLVIRAGDAVTASGHPTRARKLIEEHLLRLPADAPALHRARLLMAAAAAILLTEWSEDALPFTTEALELVPAEPTPLRARLLAVHAGAQLQRDHHAEAAQFASEALSLAQKLDLPTVVADATTTLAGVDQLTGDPDSAIRALTGIVDQARETHDTLSEMRGLYLLGGVHLERGRLDEARTTFRLAAEVARDAGRPWAPYGFDARLLEALTCYQVGDWDGVGDVVDREAPGPPVAEALLDAVALAVAAGRGEAVALEQLPRLQAMWDRDGVLAITSGGAAIDLLGDAGRLEDALVLHDELIGTVSRIWNEHFQARIRIVALLLGQLASAAAAGTADRSRLLAPVPDLLVAVERVQERVRTLRHPFGPEGRAWVARVHAEHLRLRWLTGVEPPAEDELVAAWRAAVAAFAELGHVFETARSQARLGAVLAAAGDTDAARPLLAEARASAGRLGAAPLLAELRRFGPSGLRDRSPGASGPAALTAREREILTLVAAGRSNGEIARQLFISAKTVSVHVSNILAKLGAAGRTEAAAIARRDGLLP
- a CDS encoding formimidoylglutamate deiminase yields the protein MPETYWLERAWLGAADPGPAGAHVTGSGGSGDTVDGVLVAVEEGRFVRVETGVAAPPGAHRLAGLTVPGLANCHSHAFHRALRGRTQRERGTFWSWREQMYALADRLDPDRYYDLARATYREMLAAGFTSVGEFHYLHHGRGGRPYDEPNAMGVALVEAARDVGIRIALLDACYLGSGIGTPADGVQQRFSDGDAEGWASRLERLEHAGGEEVVVGAAIHSVRAVPRDQIHLVADWADAHRAPLHAHLSEQVAENVACLAAYGETPTGVLEEAGALGPRSTVVHATHLTDADVALLGDSRSHVCFCATTERDLADGIGPSRLLHEAGALLTIGSDSHAVVDPFEEMRAVELDERLASQERGHWSAAELLTAASAAGHRSLGFPDAGRIAVGAPADLVTLDLLSPRTAGTGGSAETAVFAAGAADVVHVVAQGRVVLEPGQQRDVGAALDRAVRAVWED